The proteins below come from a single Streptomyces sp. MRC013 genomic window:
- a CDS encoding GatB/YqeY domain-containing protein: MTTLKAKLQEDLTEAIRARDELRSSTLRLTLAAITKEEVAGKQSRELSDDEVRKVIAREAKKRREAAEAFAQGGRAEQAGRERAEGEILDAYLPKQLSDDELHEVVARAVEEAKAGGAEGPRAMGAVMKIVNPQVAGQAEGGRVAAVVKRLLAG, encoded by the coding sequence ATGACCACGCTCAAGGCCAAGTTGCAGGAAGACCTCACGGAGGCGATCAGGGCGCGCGACGAGCTCCGCTCCTCCACCCTTCGGCTGACCCTCGCCGCGATCACGAAGGAGGAGGTCGCGGGCAAGCAGTCCCGCGAACTCTCCGACGACGAGGTGCGGAAGGTGATCGCCCGGGAGGCGAAGAAGCGCCGTGAGGCGGCCGAGGCGTTCGCCCAGGGCGGTCGCGCCGAGCAGGCCGGGCGGGAGCGTGCCGAGGGTGAGATCCTCGACGCGTACCTGCCGAAGCAGCTGTCGGACGACGAGCTCCACGAGGTCGTGGCGCGGGCCGTCGAGGAGGCGAAGGCGGGCGGGGCCGAGGGGCCGCGCGCGATGGGCGCCGTGATGAAGATCGTGAATCCGCAGGTGGCCGGGCAGGCCGAGGGCGGCCGCGTGGCCGCCGTCGTCAAGCGGCTCCTGGCGGGTTAG
- a CDS encoding metallophosphoesterase has translation MRARYGVPLGITALGAAGLAYAAGFEARSFRLRRVTVPALPRGTHPLRVLQVSDIHMVSGQRKKQRWLQSLAGLRPDLVVNTGDNLSDPQGVPELMDALGPLLDFPGVYVFGSNDYYGPKLRNPARYLFEKLQGRHGLNGNPPAVGVVHNPWEEIRDAFDAAGWLDLTNARGRLKVEGLELAFTGLDDPHIKRDRYERVAGGPEADADLSVGVVHAPYLRCLDAFTADGYPLVLAGHTHGGQLCVPFYGALVTNCDLDTDRAKGLSTHRAGGHTAHLHVSAGCGTNRYTPVRFACPPEATLLTLVPRD, from the coding sequence ATGCGCGCGCGATACGGAGTACCCCTCGGCATCACTGCACTGGGCGCCGCCGGTCTGGCCTACGCCGCCGGTTTCGAGGCCCGCTCGTTCCGGCTCCGCAGGGTGACCGTCCCGGCCCTGCCGCGCGGCACGCACCCCCTGCGGGTGCTCCAGGTCTCCGACATCCACATGGTGAGCGGGCAGCGCAAGAAGCAGCGCTGGCTGCAGTCGCTGGCGGGCCTGCGCCCCGACCTCGTCGTGAACACCGGCGACAACCTCTCCGACCCCCAGGGCGTGCCGGAGCTGATGGACGCGCTGGGTCCCCTGCTCGACTTCCCGGGCGTGTACGTCTTCGGTTCGAACGACTACTACGGCCCCAAGCTGCGCAACCCGGCCCGCTACCTGTTCGAGAAGCTCCAGGGCCGCCACGGCCTCAACGGCAACCCGCCGGCCGTCGGCGTCGTCCACAATCCGTGGGAGGAGATACGCGACGCCTTCGACGCGGCGGGCTGGCTGGACCTCACCAACGCGCGCGGCCGCCTCAAGGTGGAGGGCCTGGAGCTGGCGTTCACGGGCCTCGACGACCCGCACATCAAACGGGACCGGTACGAGAGGGTCGCGGGCGGCCCGGAGGCGGACGCCGACCTCTCGGTGGGCGTCGTCCACGCACCGTACCTGCGCTGCCTGGACGCCTTCACCGCCGACGGCTACCCACTGGTCCTCGCCGGTCACACCCACGGAGGTCAGCTGTGCGTCCCCTTCTACGGTGCCCTGGTCACCAACTGCGATCTGGACACGGACCGCGCGAAGGGCCTCTCCACCCACCGCGCGGGCGGCCACACGGCGCACCTCCACGTCTCCGCGGGCTGCGGCACCAACCGCTACACCCCGGTCCGCTTCGCCTGCCCCCCGGAGGCCACCCTCCTCACCCTGGTCCCCCGCGACTGA